The following DNA comes from Salvia splendens isolate huo1 chromosome 17, SspV2, whole genome shotgun sequence.
TGGaacaaatggagtaataaaataacTTTACTTTATTATTCGTATTTTTGGGGAACACAACTCGTGTTTATATACATTTTCTCCCATTATGATTCACACTTAGAAAAAAGGATGACAGCCCATTGTGTATATCACCCTTTATTCCATCCCATAATTggttatataaattaaaaaatgttgCATTTAGTGTAAAGCGCCCAACCACTCTAAACATACTTCATCATTCCCAAAAATATTgcacatgtttttattttacattattttagAAATGggcaaatttgaaaaaataaattactatgaCTATtggttaaattttattttttcttgtaATTTTAAAGGGTAAttaaaaaacttggaaattTGGATTTCTTTTCAATTATattccataaaaaaataatgtagaCGCCTGCGTGTCAtatattaatgtaatttttcaACTAAATGATGTCGTTTGGTTTATGGATAGATGACATTTAACTCATTGATTTTTCATAAACCGTACGACTACGTCGTATAGTTTCTCGGCTTCCATATCAAATACGTACaattcaactaattttttcgccattgaataatttaaaatagatgcaaatttcatgattttataggactaaaatttaaaattataagatTAACCAGAATTCGACCAAATGTAATAACTTTACCaacaaattactccctccgtcccacaataattgtcactcttttccatttcagcccgtcccacaataattgttacacttcatttttaccataaatgataagtagatctcacattccaccaactcacttcactcacattttattataaaccaatataaaaagtgagtctcatattccactaatttctccaatcaacttttctttacatttcttaaaatcgaTGCCCACAATAAAAGTAACAATTATTGAGTATCATTTAGTGCACTTCCTAATTTTCTTTTGTCTGAACAACTTCTATATATACTTCATTGTCATTTTACTCATTTATCTAAAAAAAAGCCATAGATAGTTAACcgttatatatttttataataaaatgaagttAGTATTTTTCACTCACAGAacactttagagcatccacaatagcgcctagcgcaccgcctagccgagcgccgacgctaggcggtgcgctaggcgaactATTTCAGCCGCCTAGCCGATTTCGcggaaaaaaaccgcctagcgctcggcggttccgcggcgctaggcgctattgcagcgtccggatcgcctagcgcaccgcctaacgcgaatttttaattttttttttgtttctgaaatactatatatacgcgacttgcccgtcattttcattcgcaccacttgtattaacgagtgggcgcggaggactgcacgacgttagtttttttttttaattatgtaatttttttaattaatgtactttttaaattttattaatattagtgaattttctcatttttgtggcgtaaatttaattccgtatattgtgtgattgttaattatttcattttgtatatatttgttaatagtgatgtggatagtattattaatgtttcccgtatatctctcgtaaattaaattccgtatattgtgtgattgttaattatgtcattttatataattgttattagtaatgtggctattgatgtggctgtgctatttatgatgtggctaggctatggctgagctatttatgatgtggcaggaggatttttagtgctgataatgtggcagtggctaggctatgactgggctattgctgggctattcctattgtggatggccttacaaACTTATATTAACATCTTTATTACACACACCTATATTTTAATGCCGTCCACAACCACTAACATATTACGTGGCAGATCACGTGACAGTCATGGAAGGGCCACGTGGATTTATTGGTGACGTGGGCCCAGTGTCGTGGCGGAAGATGGTTGGGTCAGCGGTGCACAATCAATCAATGACAGATATAATCAATCGTCTTAGATTTTGCCCTTATTTGGCTTGCAAGCTCAGACAAAGACAGCAGTCGCGTGAAATGCCTTCATAAAACAGTTGTAATGTTGATGAAAAGGTCTTTCTAATTTTTGCTTTTATACATACCACAACTTCCTAATAACCCCATCTCCTTAAATTAGAAATCGAgattacaataaattaaaataatccaaTTTCCACTCAATTCTCTCGATGTGATTTGCAAATTATTGTATACAATTGCTATcacaatatataaataaattaaattttttctaGAAACTTTTACGTATCtatttggattttgatttttCTCAATTGTGTAAAACGTTATTTTCTTCTTTCCGAATAAGTGCTCCATTCCTAATTTTGAGAATAAAATCGTACCATCCTCCCCAATTTATCCTTCTTTACCACTTTTTATAATTGTATACTATTACTCTTTttgttcacaaaataaaacctcATTTCGTCATATCATAATGTCCATTCATATTCTACTACAGTATTAGACCAATATAATGATACTCGCATTATATTAAGtcttttcaccattttttctttatgtttctTCAACGTTCGAACTCATATACTACGTCAGACTTAGAGTTTAAATCGCAGACAAAAGAACAGAGATGgtattttatagtattttagTATATGGGCTAGAAAAAAGTACTTATCATTTAATTAGATGGATAAGTCAAAttgaatattataaatattattcaGTTAATTAAATTCATTCTAATGACAACTTGacacaaaattaattttgacTTATGAATTTATTCCTTTTTCGGTGACAAATTTAATTTGGGAAAATCTTAACTCAATTCAATCTAGAACAATTTGAGCACAATTTAATCCTCAACAATCAAAATCTCCACGTATTTGAATGGATATGTATTGATGAATAGATAATTTCATTTCACAAACATAGGATTAGGTTGGAATGTCATAGGCGGTTGACTTTGAAGGCGAGTCAAAGTTAGATTTACGTGGTTGGTTTCCTAGAGTGCAACCATACCATGTGTTGTCCCGATTATACCCTTCATTTTCTCgacaatttttttctattaattcTTTTTAGGGTCACCATTTTTCTCTTGCCTAGACACAACATGTCaaacagtggcggatccaggatccgaaaatggagggggcggaatatatagtaATAGTTTGGTTTAGTGCGGACatgactattttttttgttattcggggcgacgccggaggcaaacggagggggcggacatggtaaaattacatcccgataagggaaaaatagtcgcacggagggggcgaccgccccctcccccctagatccgccactgatGTCAAATGATATTCAACGATTAAGCCGcaattattgaaattaaaattcaaatgtTGATTTTGTAATAATTCAAAAATCTCTTTGTGTTTTCTAAATCAAAGATACTATTTAGATTGGTATTGACTATGTAATAGTGTATCTAAATAAACAATGATCTTGAATTCTGCAATTAGTGTCGTTTGCcatttatatttttactttaaaaagtgttattatatataaatattaatagtaaGTAGTCAAATTCATGGACATAATCTTTCAGACATAACAATAAAGTCTCAACTTTAACATTCTTTGCCATTTAGACATATCAATTTTCTTTGCACAAGAATGGAATTGAGAGTTAAATGAGGGTGTTTGAATGAAATGATTTAGTAAAGTAAAAGCCAATTCGCCTATCAAACACTAAGCTTTACCACATAGACATAGTCATCGTTTGGGACAAAATGATATAAAGATAGCTTGAGAACATTATCCAATGAGTTTCTCCAAACTTTACTTATCTTGATTCTTTTCTTGTTTGGTTTTATATACTTTTTTGGCCTCCATTTCTATGTGTTTGGATTAAAAACACATCTCCAACTAAGTTTTTTCTATTGTTCAACAATTCTTGATTTCTTGTAGGAAGGAATATGTTATCTACAAGTATATAAAGCTAAGTTTATAGCCCACTTGTAAAAGAATTCTTGTTCGTTGTGACTTTGGAATTTCAAATTAACACTCTACTCCAACTTTAACACATAATAACtgaattttcaaattatttagaGGCCTAGTGATATCATGCACTTTTCTATCTCAATCTTTTATGTTTTGTTCCCAATTATGTACTGATTTTAATGTTCTACCAATTTTATCTTGATGTTTTTATGTGTATCAGTTCTATTTATGAGAACAAAGGGAAGTTCTTTAAATTCGAAACTAATCGAGGCCAATGGATATATCATGCACTTTatcttatcattttttttatgtttctttCTCAATTATGTACTGATTTTATCTTGATGTTTTTGGTGTGTGTCAATTCTATTTATGAGAATAAAGGGAAGTCTTCTAAATTCTAAACTCATCGAGGTCTTATCATAGATTTTTTtatatcataaaaatatatactaatgTTCTCGAGTTTACTGCATCCAACTTAAAAGCCAaacaaatactagtagtaaCTAATAATTAGAAAATCCAAAAGGTTTGCCCTAATCCTTTTTAAGAGGTAACTTGTAGTGCTTCTATAAACCCACTTGGCTACAACAATCTTGAGTATGGGATAAATATCATTCATTTAAGCCCTATAATTTTgtctaaaaattaaataatttaataaataaaaatataaatacatgaatggtacgtacataatatttctaaattttgatttcaacttgatcaattttattcaaatcattttattataattttcttATACTATATTGCATCAATTATACTTTAAAaggtataataaaaaaaattcttagaCAAATCTAATATAGAGATAAAATCCAATGTTTTTAAGCAAATCTTTACATCAATTGCACCAGAATCTTCATGAATTCATATTTAAACGTATATCTTCGTGAATTCATATACTTTTCCTAAATTTGGAAATATATGATGCAAGGATAAATATGCaatatattatttcatttttcattaactaaaattcaataatatatacataaaaaaatctatGCTTTCTAATATTAGAAGCAAGTGTCAATTCATATTGTAGTTTAAAGTGGGGTGAGAATCACTCGGCGTGaactactttattcattttgttACTATTTTGAGTTGGATAATAATGGGTCTTATAAGGATATAATTTTCATGATATTTTAAGTCTAATACAATGAATGGGAATCTTGATAGGATACAAATGGATGGATAGCATATGGATTGGTGATGTTCTCAATTCTCAGTGGCGTTGAGAGGTATAGAGTtatatttaattcataaatgCCTACTATGTGAATTTCTCCAATCATGAAAAGTTTCACTCCCCACGCAAGTTGTCATTGCCTGATTAATGGGGATATGGGTACCAAAAACTATTAAAATACTCCactttttttgtaaaaatataatactcttTCCTCCCATAAAATATTTGCATATCTTGGTGTTATGTGACTAATGACAAATTTTATAAATGTAACTCCCGAATTTGATAAGGATATTGTTACTGTCAGAAAGCATATTTGGCGATTGTCATTGAAAATGGATAGTAAACAAGATTAGAATTAGTAGAGTTTTACAAGCCATCGTGAGCAAATTATGAGGTTCATAAAACCCCAAAATCTTCGTTATTGTCGGAAAGTAGAGGCGGTGTGACAGTTATCACTGACAATGATTGACGAACAAAGAACGAAGTTGGTGGAGTTTTCCGGCCCATCATGAGCAAGTTGTGGGCTTGGTAGTCCCATAAATTGTCGTTGATATAAAAAAGTATAGACAATGTGCCAGTTATCACTGACAATAGATGACGAACAAAACACCAAGTTAATAGAGTTTTTTGGCCCATATAGACAAGTTGTGCGGTTGATCAACCCACGAAATCCACCTGAATCTGTTATTATACTTAGATAGTATATTATGTTGAGAGGAAAAAGAATTCcacttattaattttttttaattaatgacaATAATTGTGTATAATGTTAGATTTTAGGACAACACCCAATTATAACTATATGGGTGCATTGGCTTTTCTTTCGGACCGGCATAGTATAAATTTTTGGTTATTAAGATTGAGTGTAAAAAAAAGCATCTCTTTTCCAAAGTGTGgcataaagaaaattaaaaggCATCACTTTTCTCAAATGGTAGCAATTACCTACTCATCTTGCTAACTATGAGtatatacttaattaaatttaatttggcaGCATATAATCAAATTTACTTTAAATTGCatctttttcaaaaaaaaatatttatgacaAACTCTATTCGACGAAAACGAATTTTACTGAAATATtataatcttaaaaaaatatcaatttgaAAATTAACTAAAATACTAAACGATCCGAAACCAGTATAAAACGATAGAGTTTGAGCTCATAAACCCATAGAGTTTGGTTCGTTTCGCTCTTCCGCCTCCAAAAAGATATTTACATGCAACATGGTAATTATATCTTGAAATAATTGTCTACTAAATCATGAAAACTAGGGCATTCCTACAATTCaacttttattttactaaatcAATGAATATTGCTATTTTCAATATGTTAAAGAAAATCACAAGTTACTCAAGACCATTTCGCctatatatggagtactattaagaaacaaatatatagGAGAATGCTAATAAACATAACATTATCACAAAAAACAACATATAAGTTCAACAAAAAACTCCACTCAAGTATCAAAAGAAACTAGTTCCAGTAACAGGGAAAAAACAAAGCATGGAGTTCATAAAACGAGAGATAATATAATTCAAGAGCAGCAGACTAGCAGCTTAATCGAAGAGACCAAGACCCATGTCTTCGTCAGACTCCTCTTCAGGCTCATCCTTCTTCACCTCTTCCTTGGCAGCAACAGCAGGAGCATCACCACCAGCTGCAGCAGGGGCAGCTGCTACAAGGAACTTGCTGGGATCAGCAAGGAATTCCTTAACCTTGTCAGCTTGAGGGAATGAATATTCAGTCTCAACCGCAATGGCCAAGGCATTCTTGTAGGCATTGACGAACATGTGTGGTGCAGCAGCAAGAGTTGGGTAAGAGATGGCCAGGGACAGGGATGTGACCATGGAAACACCAAGGGCAAACTTCTCAATGAGGTCCTCCTCAGTCATGTCGAGCACCTCAGGGCTGAAAACAGTTCCATTGTCGTACACAGAGGTGACTATCAGACCATATGAGAAGGGACGGATGCCAAGCTTGGCAAGCAACGCAGCTTCAGAGGAACCCACTTTGTCACCCTTCTTGATGAGCTCAACAGGAGTGATGATTTCAACAGTACCCTTGTTAATCTTGGTGGGAATGTTAAGAACCTGGAGACATATATCAACACAGATTAGAATCATGAGAAGGAAAGCATTGAATAGAATTGGTAATATTTAATTCCAATTACCTGGAAGAAAGAAGTCTGGGATGGGTCGAGACCCGTGTTGCCTGGTGGGACAACAACATCAATTGGAGCAACCAAACCAACACGAGCAGGGGCTCCAACCTGAAGAAATTATGAAAACTACTAGATTAGAAAAACAAATAGATCAATTGAGCAAATACCCAAATAGTATAAGACATAAAAACAAAATCAGATTTCACCACATTAAACAGAGTACTAAGAGTATGAGAATCTAATTTAAGACTGCAAAACCATTGCAAAAAACTAAATAACACTAATCATATTAAACAGAGTAAAACATATTTAAACTTAACCAATCCAGCCAAGTATGGATAACTATTATCTATTCATCCAATCATAAATATAGATAAGTCAAATTAGTGTAATTGGTATAAagataaaaaatattcaataataCCAAAGCAATTATAGCAAGCAAATCAAATTGAATCCATAATTAAGTAACAGCAGTGTTATAAATTATTAACATATAACAAAAATGGGCAGACTTTTGAAAACATTCGTTCAAGAACAAACATTACACTACGAAAATATATTTCAAACACAAGCATCACATTATGTTTATTACAGAAGTAGCATGgcacaattaaatcaaaaacCAACATTGCTGTAAAAGTAAAATTAAGCTTCACAGATACAAATGAATTTGATTAAAATACCAGTAACAGAAACAACGAAAATAAACCATCAAAAGTAATACTCCtacaaaaaggaaaataaataaatccaaTCAGGTCACCTTGTATTTGGCAACCTCCTCACTGACTTCCTTCAAGTCACCCTTGGTGAAGATCAATCCAACGTTACCCTATTCAAATAGAACCACAAATTAATCAAATTCATAAATCCATAAATCTTatgaaaacataaaacattaacctctacaaaaaaatcaataaaacttACAACAAGGAGAGGAATCAAGTTAAGAATCGCCTGGTTCCCGGTCTTCTCAGCGTGGATGCGAACTGATCTCTTCATCATAGTATTCTTTCCCATGAGAACCACAGAGTCGCCCCTCAGACCTTTCCTGATGTTCTGGAGCTGCTTTGAACCGACGTTGTCAGCAAACACCACCAGAATCTGAGTGTACTCATCGATGAACTGGCAGAGTTTCGAATCGTATGCAAGCTTCTTGTCGCTCTTTGACAATTTAGGCGCCATTTCTTCTCAAACTACAACAAACAGTGTAATTTACAAAACCCTAGAATTTGAACGGAGGAGGTACAAAAATGAGGGCCTAGACGGAGCGACGGAGGCTAGGTCAAGGCGGACGGTGGCGCCGTCACTTTAACCTCTTCGATTcagatttggggatttttgaGAGGAGAGGAAGACTAAAACCCTAAAATGCTGGTGAATGATAAAGAAGGAGTGAGATGATTTTATAGAGAGCGAACTGGATGACCTAAAATTAACGGTCGAGATTTGGAGTATAGTTACACAATGATCTAACGGCTGCTGCTATGTTATGGAATTGGGCTTTATATTTGGGTTGAGTTAGTGATACCGCTACCTTTTTACAAAATCTTTGAACTCAGATTTTTTTTGAAGAAAGGAATGTTGTTgggttatgacttatgaatactcataatttaattcgtgattttaaaTACTAGATTATTTATTAtgtatttgaaaatattaaaataaatttttataatttgattttatattaatcaatcaaattaattaactaattgaCATGATAacttaattaagtaattaacaTAATATTAGAAGtaacttttaattaaatctttaaataacttaattacgAGTACAATATAAAAAGCATTAagattttcttgattaattattaatcatGAGCATAATAGTAATTATAATAGTAATTGTATTATtatgattcataattttaataattcgATTTTcctaataaattaaagatacataataataactaaataaataatattacaataatatgattattattactataataGTGTATTTGTTATAAATGTTGTTGTTATAATTATTTCTCCGTGATTTATACTCTAATTTTGACTCtacacaggttttaagaaattgtttaactttgttaataaaaatgagaaaagaagTTAGTGCACTGTGGActtcacttttatatatgtgatttataatagaatgtaagTGAATGTGTGGTGCACTTACTTAGAAcaggaaatgaaaaaaaaaacaaatgagacatttttttcgaggatgaagggagtattattacACTTGTCACATGGGTTGTGCGAGCCCATTTTAGATCTACTCTAATGTGAGTTGGGTTGGATTGG
Coding sequences within:
- the LOC121773257 gene encoding 60S acidic ribosomal protein P0-like, with translation MAPKLSKSDKKLAYDSKLCQFIDEYTQILVVFADNVGSKQLQNIRKGLRGDSVVLMGKNTMMKRSVRIHAEKTGNQAILNLIPLLVGNVGLIFTKGDLKEVSEEVAKYKVGAPARVGLVAPIDVVVPPGNTGLDPSQTSFFQVLNIPTKINKGTVEIITPVELIKKGDKVGSSEAALLAKLGIRPFSYGLIVTSVYDNGTVFSPEVLDMTEEDLIEKFALGVSMVTSLSLAISYPTLAAAPHMFVNAYKNALAIAVETEYSFPQADKVKEFLADPSKFLVAAAPAAAGGDAPAVAAKEEVKKDEPEEESDEDMGLGLFD